In a single window of the Coriobacteriia bacterium genome:
- a CDS encoding right-handed parallel beta-helix repeat-containing protein → MKRLICSRRSTVRVLLATVVAACVLALPTMAYAKNVYVSVVGSDTAGNGLSAATAFATVQHAIDVAASGDIVEVGAGTFSGDVTMTAGVSLYGAGAANTTLTGSGHAVVTANGIGTGTTISGFTITGNTTEDGIDCVNSSPRIINCAVSNNHYIGIWCDDSSPSITNDTISDNIYEGIEYDGSSAPTIANDTISGNSDGVYSTSSSSSVITNDTITGNAYEGVECYDSSPIITNDTISGNSDNGIYCNDYSSPTILDDTVSGNITHGIDCDSSSSPTILNDTITGNTDDGVYCDSASSPSITNDTITGNKGDGVYCYSSSSPSITNDTITGNKGDGVHGGGNSSPTITNCIVWDNANLELYQCSSTYSDVATPVVGTNIDADPYFVASATGDFHLKAGSPCIDKGTSVGAPSTDKDGMRRPQGGGFDMGAYEYYVTLATKTKLVAPSKVKVKHWLKLSGTVSPSAASGTLTIAMTRKVGKHWKSSGSKTVTLKKGKFSYSFKPKYKGTWSLTATYSGYTGGKNWTVYTPSMSKTRTVKVK, encoded by the coding sequence ATGAAGAGACTCATCTGCAGTCGTCGGAGTACGGTCAGGGTGTTGTTGGCGACGGTCGTCGCCGCTTGCGTCCTTGCGCTGCCGACCATGGCGTATGCGAAGAACGTCTACGTCTCGGTAGTAGGAAGTGACACGGCTGGCAACGGCTTGTCTGCAGCGACCGCTTTCGCCACCGTGCAGCACGCGATAGACGTGGCAGCATCAGGCGACATCGTCGAGGTCGGGGCGGGCACCTTCAGCGGGGACGTGACCATGACGGCGGGTGTCTCTCTCTACGGGGCAGGCGCGGCCAACACGACTCTGACGGGGAGTGGGCACGCTGTCGTGACAGCCAACGGCATCGGGACGGGCACGACCATCTCCGGCTTCACGATCACCGGGAACACCACTGAGGACGGCATCGACTGCGTCAACTCCTCGCCGCGTATCATCAACTGCGCCGTAAGCAACAACCACTACATCGGCATCTGGTGCGATGACTCCTCGCCGAGCATCACGAACGACACCATCAGCGACAACATCTACGAGGGTATCGAGTACGACGGCTCCTCAGCGCCGACGATTGCGAACGACACCATCAGCGGAAACAGTGACGGTGTCTACTCGACCAGCTCCTCGTCGTCAGTAATCACGAACGACACCATCACGGGGAACGCCTACGAGGGCGTCGAGTGCTACGACTCCTCACCGATTATCACGAATGACACCATCAGCGGGAACAGCGACAACGGCATCTACTGCAACGACTACTCGTCGCCGACCATCCTCGACGATACCGTCAGCGGGAACATCACCCACGGCATCGACTGCGACAGCTCCTCCTCGCCGACCATCCTCAACGACACCATCACCGGGAACACCGACGACGGCGTCTACTGCGACAGCGCCTCCTCGCCGTCCATAACCAACGACACGATCACCGGGAACAAGGGCGACGGCGTCTACTGCTACAGCTCCTCCTCGCCGTCCATAACCAACGACACGATCACCGGGAACAAGGGCGACGGCGTCCATGGTGGCGGCAATTCCTCGCCGACCATCACCAACTGCATCGTGTGGGACAACGCGAACCTCGAACTGTATCAGTGCTCGAGCACGTACTCGGATGTCGCGACCCCCGTAGTCGGCACCAACATCGACGCCGATCCCTACTTCGTCGCAAGCGCGACAGGCGACTTCCACCTGAAGGCTGGCTCGCCCTGTATCGACAAGGGGACATCGGTCGGTGCTCCCTCCACCGACAAGGACGGCATGCGTCGTCCCCAAGGCGGCGGCTTCGACATGGGCGCGTATGAGTACTACGTCACGCTCGCCACGAAGACGAAGCTGGTCGCGCCCTCCAAGGTCAAGGTCAAGCACTGGCTGAAGCTGTCCGGCACCGTCTCACCTTCTGCCGCATCAGGGACTCTCACCATCGCGATGACGCGCAAGGTCGGTAAGCACTGGAAGAGCTCAGGCTCAAAGACCGTGACGCTCAAGAAGGGCAAGTTCTCCTATTCCTTCAAGCCCAAGTACAAGGGCACGTGGAGCCTCACCGCCACCTACTCGGGTTACACCGGGGGCAAGAACTGGACGGTCTATACGCCCTCGATGAGCAAGACCAGGACGGTCAAGGTGAAGTAG